Genomic segment of Primulina tabacum isolate GXHZ01 chromosome 11, ASM2559414v2, whole genome shotgun sequence:
aattttaattcaataagatttttctgtaactttatgataaaactatcaaaatgcATTTTTCTTAACTCCtgtgggtaaattaagaaaaatataatttgatgttttaacctaattagttatataaatataataaaaatctctgtgaggtaaaatttattatgtttatataattaattacaattgatgtccattatgtgaaccaaatccacttaatgcataatttttcataattaaggatgttgtggctattcctcaattatttaaaattatacggttcACGGGACagctttatataataattatttcgcAATCAACACTCTCCAAGAGTGATCCCAGGAAAGATAGGTAGTGCTAAGGCcctttaaatacctaactccTAGTCAGAGCAACGTTCCTCAGGGAGATCAGTGGCTAGTCAAGGCAGTTTAAACCGATCTATGAAGAACTTCCTCAGATCATGTTTTCTTACGTCACCTTGtaattattattcaacttaattatccacatttatgtgaatctttataagccaaaattttttattaaataactttatattcacatttttacttaatatgaacaaataTATTCCctatcagtttttctcttcgatcagagtagtgataaagtgaggatcacATTTACATGAAAATGTGGGCCCTCATCagttttttctcttttatcagaGTAATGATAAAGTGAGtattatttgttcatttgtgaatatctgaaatattttattttgtaattttatattcacatcttacttaatatgttcatttcaaattataatttacttgatataatttaatatgaacataatgtgaatattgatgtgccaattattatattattattttttaatattatttgcattttaaatttcaagaataaatgcaaacataatattaaatttgcatgtacAAATCAAAAACTTataatatttgacattattTCTAACgtgcaaaaataatttctaaacaagTATTAGAAATTACGTCGAACttgtaattattttaatgtgtacaaattatttaatcaaatgtttatatgtATACCAAATTATACATATAACacattaatcattatttatttatttattattattattttaataaataaaataataataattaattttgcgGGACCCACCAATTTGAAAAATTGAAAGAAGTGTCGgttaattttttgaaattattggACAACTGACTTGGAAGGAAATTGAATTCAATTTGTACGTGTGGGTCATACATCGTGGGAATCCATCTTATTAATTTATCACAATGCATCAGAAAGGTTGATTATCTTCTTAAGCTTTCTTCTTCGAATAATTTCTTTCAATTGCTCATTTCATTTCTCCtcagaaaattttttaaaaaaattcaaagtaTGTAGAACTTCAAGCACGACCGACAACAAAATTCTCCGAAGAAATTTTTCAGATAAATTTCTTAATATTATTATGTTCGAACTTCAAAATTCATTTCTTACGTAAAACTccaaaataatttcttaaagTTCTTGAtctgaaaacaaatattttcaagacAGAGGTatcacggctctgataccaaatgttagAGATTTTTCTCAAAGCCATGTTTCtacgtatatataaacataatatataatatgcggaagcttaaatcgagtgttacctccggccattgaaaattttgaaattctcTGTTTTTCTTCTCGGTTGAAGCCTTCTAAGCACTCCACCTTCTCGATAGATGGTGTatatttcttatgaggtgtgtgtgcttagggacctcaatcgctctatttataggcgttttcTCATACCATCGATGAGTGTATCGGGAGCCGAGATTCAGAAGGAGAATCGTGTACGCATCTAAATTTTCTTGGCCGTCGCCAATATCAATTTGTACACGCTACTTCTTTTAACATGTGTCATATTTCTTACATATTAAACGAACATGAAGGGCATCTGAGATTTTTTGTGGTAGCATTCAATGAGTTTTCCAGAAGTTTAATTATTTGGGTATTGAATGATTATGATCGTGGAGAATATTGGTGTCTCCAACACAGAGTCGGCATCAGCGACATCCAGTCTGACAGTGGCCTGAGTTTACCTACGGTGCCTTTATCTtttcatccatctgatcaagaGATTGTCTACTTGATAAACGAAGAGGTCATTTTGTCGTACAATATCAAGACTAAAACATCGAAAATTCTGGGTGATTCCAGCAAAAACTATCGTTGCCGATTCCCATTTCGTCACTTGTACTCGTTTGTGATTCCTACATGGCCAACTTCAATCAACTCTTCCTCCTTCGATGTCGTCACCAGATCAGATTGATTGATCTATCTTTCACTTTTGGATTATAAATTTGAACTCTATCCAAATCTTTCTCAACTTACTTTTTTTTGGCAATAACATGAatgttttcaattttatttcttCTCAAATGTTTATGGTTTTGTTATTCGTTTGTAACACtttctattattattttaaattatcgaaacagtcttgtgagatggtctcatattcaattttgtgagacagattatTATGAGTAATCGAACCCTAAATTGGTAAGTCGAtcgaatatataattaattattgattcaTCTATTCATGATTTTAACGCTATTAATTCATACATAATTTATGTCAAGTTTTCAACATCTTGGTCTACAtgtcactacaacaaaaatgactTTTCGCAGCGcactattaacagcgcacattaaAAGCACGtcgttaatattattattaacagcttgcatgtttatgtgcgctgttaatagtattaattttttaaaaaaatcgtgtgcactattaacagcgcacataaaaagcacgctgttaataattttattaacgACGTGTTttttatgtgcgctgttaatagtattaatttttttaaaaaaaaaatcgtgtcttattaacagcgcacattaaaagcacgccgttaatataattattaacaTCGTGCTttttatgtgcgctgttaataatattaattttttaaaaaaatcgtgtctatatattaacagcgtgcattaaAATACACGttgttaataatattaaatttttttaaaaaaaatcgtgtttatacattaacagcgcacattaaaagcacgcgttaatattattattaacggCGTGCTTTTTATGTGCACGCCTGTGGAAGAAAAAAGCGCGCACGTTATTTTCTAAGCGCGCTCAATTTTCATTCCCGGAAGCCCcaatttctttttttctttcctGTGCGCCGATTTCTTCTTTGCAAAATCCTTGTCGCCGCCTCTACATATCCGCCATCTTCGCCGCCACGTGCTCCTTACCGGCGCCGCCTGTGTCATTATTGTTGATTTCAGTCATCAGATGCCCTAATCTGAAAGGCAAGGGACCTTCGCACGATTCTGTAATATTTAGGAACAATCACTGGTTTTGATAAATATTCCGGTAATTGAGTTATGATTGCTCTGTAAATGTAGGTCTTGATTTTGATATATCTTTGGTTTCATTGAAATTACTCATTGAAGTAGGTGCTCATCTATTTGGGCAGTTCATCGGATTGTATTTCTGCGAATTGCTTATGTGTATTTCTGCGAATTGCTTACTCGTGATTTTTTCCTCGGTATTTTTATGGTTTCAATTCAACTTTGGATTTCTTTTCATTCAGTGAGTGTATTCCGGGAATTGTTTCATTGCATTCCTTTCCTCGTCCTTCTATCATGTGCTTGAGttctttatcttttatttttttggtcaTTGGATGGGTTGAATACGTTACTTTTTGTTCCATTTGATTTAGCGTGTGATAGGAATATGACACTACCTCGTTCCAGTGTCGTGGTTAAGTGGAAATGTTTCTTTCCTAATTGCTCTTCTTAATTCAATAGCATTTTTTTAACGTTTATCATTGTTTTCTTTGTCGGATCAAACATTACAAGATTGGCGCAGAACGTGAAAGTACCACAAAGGTCTTTTTGGTTTCTGTATTCCTGCTTCTCTTTTACTATAATTTAATCTTTATTAATGTAAAACTTGATTTTCCATAATCTGTAGTATGGTCAGTACATAGTGGTAACTTCCATTGGATCgaacaagtttatgaaatgcTTTTCTATATGACTTGTGCATCTCTTAGTTGCTTATTGGCACTGCTCTTATTCTAAGACGATGGAAATTATGCAATTTTCTACAATGAAATGCCTAAAGTTGTCAACATAATCCGGACAAGTCCATTTATTAATTCCTTGACCAAAGTTTGGCTTTATATCGAGTTAATGTTTTTATCCAGAATAAGCACTGCGAGTAGTACAAACAGTAGTGTATGTTACTTAACAAGTCGGTTGTTGGCATATCCATTCTATTAGAGAGTAGGTTGAAATATGATCTCTTCGCGGATTTCAAGgaaataaaatgaattaaagAGATTATTTTAGTTGGTTCTGATTAGGGCCTCATTGTGTTTTTGAATGCTCATTACTCATTTTTAGCACGCCTCAAATATGTATTGATGATGAATTTGAGgtgaatttttttatgattcAATTTTTGTGAAGTACGGATCATAtgaattttaatgaaattttcttCTGATATTTGTGCGATTGGTTGGAGAAGCCAACAGACTAAAAACACTTCATTTGTGTGTGCCTCTAATTATAAGCATATTGTTGGATTAAAGGTGGGCTTTTAGGCCTATGGGCTTTCCATGTGAGTGAATGAAAATTTGGAAAGGTGGGTTTGTCCCACATTGGAAAAATGAAGTGGTATAGATAAGTTATATTGTGTTGCACTTTATGGAGGTGTAACTATGATTGGTCAAGAGGCTCTCTCTCGCGCACACAGGCGCAAGGGGGGTGCAAATCATGGGCCCGATTTGCAGTGGAAAAAAGGCTTGACTCGTGTGCAAGCGTACGAGCGCGACCTGGGCGCGTCGAATGTCGGACCGATCAAGGCAAAAATCGCCTAGCAGTCTATGTcatcttttgttattttttttggttGAGACCTTTCACATGCCCTTGAGACCTTTCACATGGCTTGGCTTTTGATGCTTCACCTCACCAACTCTTGGTGTTTCATCTACCATCTTTAAGGCAACCTTTGGCCTTTCATATGGATGGGATTGACATGTATAAATAGGAGATGTGCTTAGCCAAGAAAGGAGAGAGAAAAAACACCTGCAAATTCACTTTCCCTTGCATTCTGTTTTCCATCTTGCTGTCGTTCTGCTGAATTTCTGGTTCTGCTGAAATTCTGCTACAGTACTGAAATTCTGCTACAGTACTTCTACATTGTTCTGCTACAGTACTTCTGCGTGTTCTGCTACAGTAATGTTTCTGCTTGTTCTGCTTCTGCTCCGTCTACTGCTAAAGTTCAGGTACTGATTTTGTTCGCTAGCATAGTGCTTTGTGCTGCAACTCTACTGGTTTGCCCGTTGTATCCTAGGAAACAGACGTCCGCTGAATCCTCGGAGCACATACTGGAGGGagcgaatctgttttaaggaaactgtacaAGCTACAGGCCTcagtttgatttaattaagcattattcTATTGTTTTCCTCAAGATACTGATTTGCTGGTTTTATACATTAGTCATACTCTACTGTGAACAGCACGCTTGTTTGGTTTACTGCATATCTGTCCTGTTTTTCCATATAATTTTATCAACAAACTTAAAACAGATTTTACTCATTACGTGGTTTAAAGTTCAGATATGGCTACTGAATCCAGCGTGCAAAGGGAAACTAGTCATGTTGTCCCTACTGTGCCTACTCAAGTTGTCCCACGTGCTGCTGCGGTTACTGTCCTAGCCAGCCACGGTGAAAAGCCTGAGAAGTTCACTGGTGTGGATTTCAAGAGGTGGcagcagaaaatgttgttttacTTGACAACACTGAACCTGGCTAGATTCCTATTCGAGGATGCTCCTAACCTGAAAGAGGGTGAGGGAGATGTTGAATCCGTCAGTGCACTGGAGGCTTGGAATCATTCTGATTTCCTATGCCGAAATTATGTGCTGAATGGATTGGCAGACTCGCTGTACAATGTGTACTGCGAAAAGAAGACAGCCAAAGAGCTATGGGAATCCCTTGACAGAAAGTACAAAATCGAGGATGCCGGGGCCAAGAAGTTTCTTGTAGGCCGCTTTCTGGattttaaaatggtggattCTAAGCCGGTTATCAGTCAAGTTCAAGAAATCCAAGTGATTCTTCACGAGATTCACGCCGAGGGGATGACGTTGAGCGAATCTTTCCAAGTGACTTCTATAGTTGAGAAACTACCAGCAGCttggaaggatttcaaaaaCTACCTAAAACACAAGCGAAAGGAGATGAACATTGAAGAGCTCATTGTTAGACTTCGCATCGAGGAAGACAACAAGAGTTCGGAAAGACGATTGTTTTCTCCTGTTTCCGCTAAGACAAATGTTGTCGAGCATGGCCAAAGCTCGAAAAAGAGAAACTTCTCTCCCTCCAACAAGAAGTTGAACCTTAGACCCAAAGGAGGTGTTTCAAAGAAGAAATTCTCTGGAAAATGCTATAACTGTGATAGCATGGGTCACAAGGCATCTGAATGTAAGAAGCCAAAGAGAAACCGAGAGGTGAATATGGTGGAGAACATATCTCAAGAGGTTTCGAACATGAATCTCTGTGCTGTAATATCAGAAGTTAATCTGGTGGGTTCTAACCCAAGGGAGTGGTGGATCGACACTGGTGCTACTCGCCATGTTTGCTCCGACAAGGAGATGTTTGCTACTCTTGAGGAATCTATGAATGGTGAAAAACTATTCATGGGAAATTTCGCCACTTTCCGAGATCAAGGGACAAGGGAAAGTTGTCCTAAAGATGACATCTGGAAAAGAACTGACTTTGAACAATGTGCTGTATGTGCCTGACATCCGCAAGAACTTGGTGTCAGGGTCGCTTCTGAACAAGCATGGTTTCCGCATTGTATTCGAGTCAGATAAGGTGGTTTTGTCGAAAAGTGGAATGTTTCTTGGCAAAGGTTATCTTTGTAATGGGTTATTCAAACTCAATGTTATGGCTGTTAAGCCTGTGATGAATAAAGTTAATACTTTTGCTTACTTGCTTGAGTCTTCTTGTTTATGTCATGGTAGACTTGGACACGTTAATTACGATACAATTCGTagactaattaacatgaaaagcattcctgcattccaaattgataaacaacacaAATGTGAAACTTGTGTTGAGGCAAAACTAACAAGATCATCTTTTCGAACTATTGAAAGAAATAGTGAACCACTTGATCTAATTCATAGTGATATATGTGATCTAAAAGATGTACAAACTCGTGGtgaaaataaatacttcatcacttttgttgacgatagcacaaaattttgttatgtgtatctcctcaaaagtaaggatgaagctattgacaaatttgtccaatataagagtgaagttgaaaaccaacttagcaagaaaattaaggtgctaagaagtgatcgtggaggtgaatatgaatcaccatttgctgagttttgtgctcaacacggtatcaaacacgaaagaactgcaccttattctcctcagcaaaatggcattGCGGAGAGAAAGAATCGCACATTGAAAGAAATGATGAATGCGTTGTTATTAAGTTCTGGTTTACCACAGAACATGTGGGAGGAAGCTGTTCTAACAGCAAATTACCTTTTAAATAAGGTGCCCCAAAAGAAGCAAGATAAAAGTCCATATGAGTTATGGAAAGGTAGAAGTCCTTCTTACCAATACTTGTGAGTGTGGGGGTGTCTTGCCAAGGTAGCAGTACCCACTccaaagaaagtaaagataGGACCAAAAACTGTGGATTGCATTTTCATTGGATATATCTCAAAACAGTAGTGCATATCGTTTTCTTGTACATGAATCTCAAATACCTGATATTCACAAGAATACGataatggaatcaagaaatgcttcgttctttgaacacatgtttccatgcaaatctaaggaagaaccaagttcatccaaaagatTATATGAAACAAACGATGAAGAACAAGAGCTTGATCAAGACACAGAACCTAGACGTAGCAAGAGAGCTAGGACTGAGAAATCCTTTGGTCCGgatttcatcactttcatgatGGAAAGTGAACCTCAAAGCTTCAAGGAAGCAATGAGTTCATTTGAGGGACCTCTATGGAAAGAGGCTATCAATTCCGAAATGGAATCCATTTTACAAAACCATATGTGGGAattagtaaatcttcctccgggaagcaaaccactaggctgtaaatgggttttcaaaaggaaaatgaaatcagatggaaCCATA
This window contains:
- the LOC142519607 gene encoding uncharacterized protein LOC142519607; the encoded protein is MATESSVQRETSHVVPTVPTQVVPRAAAVTVLASHGEKPEKFTGVDFKRWQQKMLFYLTTLNLARFLFEDAPNLKEGEGDVESVSALEAWNHSDFLCRNYVLNGLADSLYNVYCEKKTAKELWESLDRKYKIEDAGAKKFLVGRFLDFKMVDSKPVISQVQEIQVILHEIHAEGMTLSESFQVTSIVEKLPAAWKDFKNYLKHKRKEMNIEELIVRLRIEEDNKSSERRLFSPVSAKTNVVEHGQSSKKRNFSPSNKKLNLRPKGGVSKKKFSGKCYNCDSMGHKASECKKPKRNREVNMVENISQEVSNMNLCAVISEVNLVGSNPREWWIDTGATRHVCSDKEMFATLEESMNGEKLFMGNFATFRDQGTRESCPKDDIWKRTDFEQCAVCA